The Plasmodium yoelii strain 17X genome assembly, chromosome: 14 DNA segment tattatcttcaaaatttacattatttttattattttgagaTGTATTAGTTGTCACCATATTATTACCATCATTAACATCACTCATTTCCGAATCTGATTCATCATCATTGTTATTTTCCGATATCACTTCATCTTTCTTAATCTCTGTACCATCAttcttaaaaatatcaatatcttcttcatcttcatatttaatttgcttatcattaaaaaaaaatgttgttAATGGTCTTTTGGGCAATCTTTtgcttttctttttttttctattttccATATGCcatttaaaacaaatatcaAGTTCTTTTAAAATACTATCCTTTAAATAATATGTGTGACATacttttatatcatttacatcatatatatattttataggtatatcattttcttctatCTCTGAacttatattaaatttatagtTAATTAAAtggatatttttattaaaatttttaaatttcatattattcataatattattatgtaaattttcgattttttttttaaaatgaataTTGTGTGGatgttcatataaaaaaaaatgcttgAATATTTGCTTTGATTCTTCACGattaaatgtttttatattattatatttttcaaccGATTTATTTCCTTTggatttttctttttctgaatttattttatcaattaatttattccttactttatttaataataaaaaatcaagACCTTTAACCAAATGGGTGTGTTCAACATCACCACCCATAAATTTAGATTCATCaattgtattattttcattattatatagtaCACTAGCATCTTCGatatcttttattattcccTTTCTTCTTTCCTCAGCTCTGTCTCTATATTTTTGttcttctttttcatctcctttttttttttttaataaatatttctgctttctttttaatttcttttcCTCTTTTTGTAACactattttttccttttctttCTTTTCCTTTTCATAGTTGTCAAAAATGAGACGGAAATCGCTATTTGTGAGTTCGCTAGACATTATTCATGGATAgttatgtgtatatatgcaAAACAATACatgtaacatatatatattattctcTGCTATTATTATGACCCAAAACTATATAATGCATATTATTAATCAATCGTAATTATCAGAACTCATACGATCATTCTttagtattaaaaaatatatataataaaaactaaaagtaataaatattaaattgaaCGAAAATTatgtgaaaaaatataaaatatagatatgtgATGATAtgagaaaataataattgtcaACTCATATAGCATTAATATTTGTAtgaaaaacaaattttaagtttacattaatatataccaTATTATATGagaaatttacaaaaaatatatgttaaaagTATGcaaattaacaaataaacatgtatatatatttatgttatacttatagcaattttttataaatgtatataataatattcaatttttttattaacaaaatgaAAGCGAAATGGGACGAAATAAAGTGAATTTCTATAAAGCAAATCTCCATGTAtgcaatttttttcttctaaatttttttagcgctattttatatatacatattattagCATCAcaataagaaaaatatattcatcatatttgtgattcatacatatattgattacaattttttatgcaCATTATTAAACTGAAAAAGTTTTtgtacaaatatatatatttttttttttcattatgcCTTTAATATTTCAAAGTTTATAACTATATATAccataatataatatatacgcTTTAAATTTACTGTAAATTCCTAATTTGGTGTTAATAATTTCAAAGGAATACTCCAAGTATTTGTACGATATATTTTGAACTTCAAATCACTTGCAAATTTCATTAAAGTTATATATTGTCAAGTTGTATTAATTATATCTCAGATAATTCTCACTATAACAATAGTATAGAAATACATAATATGtaaaatttttgaaaaaaaaaagcatgagaaattaaaacaaatgagTAGCAACGATTCATTAAATGAAACATGTTCCAATGATAACAATAAGGAAAATGCTCCGAATTCGGATGGTAATAACTTAAATGAAGACAAAGATAATgcaaataatgaaaattcaggagctataaatattaataattcagaacaaattaataataatggacGATTAAATAGTGCTGGAAACAGCAAATGGAGCTATGATATACCTCCCCCTCCAGATTCAAATCAATACCCTAACGAAAATAATAGCAATGAtgatagtaataaaaataatccaATAAATTCACAAAATAATCCCATATTTACAAAcacaaattataataataaaatgatgaaCAATGTAAAGGGTGCATATAATTCGTACCCTCAAAATATGAATACCCCAATGAATATGTTTCCCAATGCAGATGGGATGACAAATAATTTACCATTAGCAATGTATCAAAATGCCCataatatgttatataatcctatgaattatatgaatagtaaaacttatttaaaACTTTTGAAATATAACAAAGTAATAACAGCGGATCCTAATATCCCACCCAATgaaacattatatataaaaaatttaaatgataaaataaaatgtgaagatatgaaaaaaagtttaaaaaatatttttaatcaaTATGGCCTAATTGAAGATATAATTGTTATGAAATCTTTTTGGAGAAAAGGCCAAGCTTGGATTGTATATGATACCATCGAAAGTTCAACTAAAGCTTTAAATGCATTGCAAGGTTTTGTTTTATTCGGAAAGATTAtgcaaataaattattcacATAATAAAAGTGATGTGCATACAAAAAGAAATGGCACTTTTGTAGAAAGATCAAAAGAACCAAAAAAACCGAAACAAATTATtgaaagagaaaaaaaacaaaaagaaatttttgaaaaaatgcaacaaaattattttgaaatGCAAATAAACCATATTAAAGCTATGCATAATGAGGGATTggaaagaaataaaaattttgatttaaGTCAAATGGATAAAGAAACATTAATAGCCCGAGCTCAGCAAAAAGCAaacgaagaaaaaaaacGCAAAAAAGGTGAAGATCCCTTAcaaaataatactaattaCAATATTCCTAATATTCATCCCCCCCAATTTTATGCTATGAATAACTTTGCACCAATTCAAAACAATCCTGTAATtccatataaaatattatttgttgaaaatgttgatgaaaatgttaatacTGAAGcttttaatgatatatttaaagcTTTTTCAGGATTTGTTGAAGCCAGAATTATTCCACAGAGAAATGTTGCATTTGTTGATTACACAGACGAATCTTCTGCAACATCCGCAATGAAAGGTACCTTATTTGAAATTTGCACAAATGATAAAATCACTTTcttacatattatttttatttatctatGTCCATATTCCCTATTTGGGATATACGACAAATTTTTAGTTATtttaaaatggaaaaatattaacaattgCGTATCTTACGCATACAAAAACAcatgcaaaaaatatatataattaaataatttacataTGATCACGCATATATCATTTATTCTCTtcatatgcatacatatatacacatattatTTTCGTCTTCCATTTTTTCAGCCTTGCAAAATTACGAATTACAAGGATCTaagttaaaaatatcatatgCGAAACGAtaaccttttttttttttttggaattatttataatgaaacaaaaaaataaaaaacacctggcaatatattttcatattttattttttatgttcccccttttgtataaattataaatcgATTTCCACAATACAGCcatctaaaaaaatattaaaattaaaataattttttttttttttttttaaaagtgCATTTAATTCGAAAGTACACacttaaaagaaaaaaacgcACAATATATGTAGAATGATTTCtctataaatatttgctCCACAATATGTGTACATATAAtgagtatatatatttgcatgTATGGGCGTAGAACCTGTATATTGGTTTTTCCATAACAATGTTTTAATGCGCTGCGTATCATGTTTGTTTCTTGTGGGTCATTTGTTTTTATCCAAaccctaataaaaataaaatatgaaaatagataatatattaccaaaattattatctacATTTTAATTACAAAGCACACAGATATGCATATACTTTAAATGCACATGTAAATTAATTTAACAAaagcaaaatataaataattccgttttattttatcttgcTCTTATATTTGTGTTCTTATCTAACCATCCGTTATGCCCTATAGCGATTTCATAAGGTACATCCTTCCCGATTAAATCTAAAATGTAGCATTTGTCTCCTATTAAACTTTTTGCGTATGATATATTAACAGCAAATAAAAATCCATCAACTAATTCTCctaaataattttcatagTTTATCCACGATTTTACATCTGCTGAGTTTATACAACTAGCTACGACCATATtgttatctaaatttattttctctataatcatatataataatgtaccatttaataaatttgggAAACTACTTTTTGAAGCATATTTAAAACTTTCaattttatgtataataCATTCacaattactatttatatccATTTGATAATAGTCTAGTTTTTTGGATTTTACTATCCCTATAACTAAATCGCCAATCTttggtatatatttatgactAGTATTCATAATATCATATTTGTATGGATAATAAGGTGTTTTTAACATAATACCTGAGCATTTACTTCTGTATAAATCTTCATATTCTTTATCATAAATTtgttcaaaattatttttgtttactTTTTTAACCTGATCACTATTTAGCTTTATATAATCTCCGCTCAACACAATCCCATTCTCCATTGCGCTTGTTGttatttatcaaaaataattatataaataaatgcaaTAAAAATATCCTCATTAATGTAAGAATATACATACTATacatataacttataaaGGCGCTTCAAAACATACATATTTGAGATGCATACAAATGATCCAGTATATCATTCTTTATAATGTTTGCATACACTTAAATTttgcatttatttatttccccatttttctaatataaaatttgttacttatttttaaaaatgtatatatttttaataaaaaaatattaataaaaaatagctatGTGACCATAAGCAACTATTCttagaaatataaaacaaatgggtaaaaaaaaattaactcGCTTTATACGGTACATATtcattctatatatatattctttatatgcagtcttaattttttttccccattttttattttatatatcataattttgatattttttcatcaattatttttatttttttatattattatttttttttatttttttgtttgctttcgttatatattttttcgtgtcaaaataattaaaaattacgCTTTTTACAGtcatttaattatatatatcattattaaaattattaacaaaatgttttgaaaaaatatagatatttggATTTTGCATAAAAGTTGCAAGTATAAATTGGTTTTACCTTATCAATAACAGAATAAATTATGGAAGCAaccacaaaaaaaaataagtaataaaataacaatcATAATAAACGAAGCTGTAACAGTGAAGTAgccataataataaataagatacaaaatttttaacatttttgcAAATTACCATATTCTTAGTATTTAATAAATCATCTTGAAACTTGTAAGACAAACCTCTACTATTATAAATTATCTGGggaatgtatatatataactatttccTAAAACAACGTCAAAACGTTAAAATATCGCGTAATTTGACTATTTCTAGCCGTGGTTACGGAATGGATTGTTAGGAATATTGGGAAGATAAACGGTTAAGGCCTTTGTATggttatataataattattaaaaattattttgtaatttatatttacattggtacaaacatattatatatccaatttatttaaataaggTGTGGAAACAATGATAAGCAGGGTATGTAATGTTCTTGAAAATATGGTATATGAATTTAGCGATCTGAGGAGAAAAGAATTATTTAGTGAAAGCGAAATAAGATCAATATTGAATAAAAGAAGGCATCATGAATACACCATTAATAGTGCAATGCCTATGTTggtaaattatattttgtatttagAATTTGAAATGAGTTTAGAAAATTTAAGAGTAAAAcgattaacaaaaaaaaaagaagaccTTTTAATTGAAATTGCAGAATATGCAAAATTAATACAAACTTATCATACAAatttaaacaattttaagaaagaaattataaatacaaaatgccctaaagaaattaaaatgctaacgaaaaaaataaacgcaaatgaaaattatattaaacattataaaaataatatagcaaaagtcgaaaaaaaaattgaaatattgttacaATACAGTGTATCTGATCATTCATTAGTAAAAagaataatacaaatattcCAAAAAtgtctaaaaaaaaattataataatgtcCAAATAtggttattatattttaatttttgctttttaaaagaaaaaaaagaagaattaGAAAAAGCTATATTAACAAGCTTGAAATACCATATGaataatgaattaatatGGATGTATTacctttattatttttataatataaggaaaaatatattatatacacgAAAGTTATATATAAGGGCTATATTATTTGTTCCCAATAGCTTATATTTAAATGctttgtattttattatcgAATTTGACATATTCTTTAAATTgttaacaaattttaaatacCAAAATGATAACTCAAACAACATCTTCAACAAAACTGATAATCATAAGTTTGAAGATTTTTGCAAAGATCAAAAAAAGAACCTAACAAATGAATTGGATGAAAATGATCAAACGAACAAATCTGAGAATGATATACTAAAAATGAATAtcgatgaaaaaaatgaacaaattttACTTGCTGAAAAGGAACAAAAAGTAGAAGAATTTAATTACATCAAAGAAGAAGATAAATATGGATTAGATGTTCTAATATTTCTAGGCAAAagatatattcatatttttgaaaaaaataaatctaatttacacatatttataatattacttttaaatatattttttaaaatggaaaaaaatgagtgggtaaaaaattatgttttaCAATATGAggattttaaaaattttattttgaattctattgaaaataataaatttgatcaaccatgtttttattattatttatttattaataaatgcacacaaatttttaatatagataCACTTGAAGATAACGATTTTATACATATGAAAAATTCCCTTTATACACAATGTGACAACCATCCACTTATcaaaatagaaaatattaaaaagtaTTTTAACCATTCTCTAGTTAACCAATTATTAATTGAATTGTTCAATTCTTTTCACAATGAACTTATGATTTATCTATTTTGTCTTCTAttagataatatatttcaatcattttttgaatatgaTGACATCTCCgatgtttttaaaattgaCAACATGAATAATTCAGCAATCcctccaaaaaaaaatgattcatcatcaaatataatatcaGAATGCCCAAATGATAGTATTATACATAATGGAAATCCTATTAATTTggaaaataaagataataataaaaaaaatgaaaataaaaaggatatactattttatatgaaagAACCTTCATTGccaaattatgaaaatttagaaatatttaaatttttaaaagatgaaatatttttatgtgaTAATAaccataaattttataaaataaatatggaatatataaaagaaaaagataaagatacatacacatttttacaaaaattaaatttttttccttctgtctgtttatttgaaaatagaAACTTATCGACACCTCCCAATAAtcacatatataattttgaagaaaataataaaaacgcAGACATTATGTCTTCTTTACTTTACTTCTTCTTATTTGATATGAGAAAAATTAGAGAAAATCAAACAAGtcatacaaataaaaaaaacaataaaaataacccCACATATACATCTCCAGACTCAACAAATTCAATATCGAAAAAACGAAAAATCACAAAAAAATGCGCAACTTTGGaaagtttaaaaaataaaaaagctaaaaaaaataaccgTACAAATAAACtgaaaagtaataaaaatgcCATTTTCGAAAGCGACAGCGATAATATGACTGACAACAGTGAGGAGAGCGACGATAGCGACAACATCGACGACAGCAACGACAGCGACAGCGATAGCGAGAATAGTACTAGTCATGATAATGAATATAGTgaaaagaaagaaaatatCGACATTCATAaaattgatataaataaaacggaaaataatgatacaaaaaaagatatttttattatcgacgaattattatcattacttAGTAGAGAAATCAATGTATTCGTAAAAATGACAATCATAAAAACTGTGTTAAagttaattatatttttaaataacgaTGAAATAGCCAAATACTTGTACAGTAAAATAACAAAAGAATATCATAACGTCAAAAGTAGCACAAACGCTATGGTCAAAAAGGGGGTGGCTAGTCTGGTTCAAGTGTATGATAATGTGTACAAAAAtttcccaaaaaaaaaataaataaataataatgataataaaaattaacggaaaaaattcataattaaaaaaag contains these protein-coding regions:
- a CDS encoding RED-like protein, putative, giving the protein MSSELTNSDFRLIFDNYEKEKKEKEKIVLQKEEKKLKRKQKYLLKKKKGDEKEEQKYRDRAEERRKGIIKDIEDASVLYNNENNTIDESKFMGGDVEHTHLVKGLDFLLLNKVRNKLIDKINSEKEKSKGNKSVEKYNNIKTFNREESKQIFKHFFLYEHPHNIHFKKKIENLHNNIMNNMKFKNFNKNIHLINYKFNISSEIEENDIPIKYIYDVNDIKVCHTYYLKDSILKELDICFKWHMENRKKKKSKRLPKRPLTTFFFNDKQIKYEDEEDIDIFKNDGTEIKKDEVISENNNDDESDSEMSDVNDGNNMVTTNTSQNNKNNVNFEDNTNFFMPPNIIKKMNNNVTNKNNNSLTGNIFSDTYDECYPRY
- a CDS encoding U1 small nuclear ribonucleoprotein A, putative codes for the protein MSSNDSLNETCSNDNNKENAPNSDGNNLNEDKDNANNENSGAININNSEQINNNGRLNSAGNSKWSYDIPPPPDSNQYPNENNSNDDSNKNNPINSQNNPIFTNTNYNNKMMNNVKGAYNSYPQNMNTPMNMFPNADGMTNNLPLAMYQNAHNMLYNPMNYMNSKTYLKLLKYNKVITADPNIPPNETLYIKNLNDKIKCEDMKKSLKNIFNQYGLIEDIIVMKSFWRKGQAWIVYDTIESSTKALNALQGFVLFGKIMQINYSHNKSDVHTKRNGTFVERSKEPKKPKQIIEREKKQKEIFEKMQQNYFEMQINHIKAMHNEGLERNKNFDLSQMDKETLIARAQQKANEEKKRKKGEDPLQNNTNYNIPNIHPPQFYAMNNFAPIQNNPVIPYKILFVENVDENVNTEAFNDIFKAFSGFVEARIIPQRNVAFVDYTDESSATSAMKALQNYELQGSKLKISYAKR
- a CDS encoding exosome complex component RRP40, putative, whose product is MENGIVLSGDYIKLNSDQVKKVNKNNFEQIYDKEYEDLYRSKCSGIMLKTPYYPYKYDIMNTSHKYIPKIGDLVIGIVKSKKLDYYQMDINSNCECIIHKIESFKYASKSSFPNLLNGTLLYMIIEKINLDNNMVVASCINSADVKSWINYENYLGELVDGFLFAVNISYAKSLIGDKCYILDLIGKDVPYEIAIGHNGWVWIKTNDPQETNMIRSALKHCYGKTNIQMAVLWKSIYNLYKRGNIKNKI
- a CDS encoding U3 small nucleolar RNA-associated protein 6, putative, producing the protein MISRVCNVLENMVYEFSDLRRKELFSESEIRSILNKRRHHEYTINSAMPMLVNYILYLEFEMSLENLRVKRLTKKKEDLLIEIAEYAKLIQTYHTNLNNFKKEIINTKCPKEIKMLTKKINANENYIKHYKNNIAKVEKKIEILLQYSVSDHSLVKRIIQIFQKCLKKNYNNVQIWLLYFNFCFLKEKKEELEKAILTSLKYHMNNELIWMYYLYYFYNIRKNILYTRKLYIRAILFVPNSLYLNALYFIIEFDIFFKLLTNFKYQNDNSNNIFNKTDNHKFEDFCKDQKKNLTNELDENDQTNKSENDILKMNIDEKNEQILLAEKEQKVEEFNYIKEEDKYGLDVLIFLGKRYIHIFEKNKSNLHIFIILLLNIFFKMEKNEWVKNYVLQYEDFKNFILNSIENNKFDQPCFYYYLFINKCTQIFNIDTLEDNDFIHMKNSLYTQCDNHPLIKIENIKKYFNHSLVNQLLIELFNSFHNELMIYLFCLLLDNIFQSFFEYDDISDVFKIDNMNNSAIPPKKNDSSSNIISECPNDSIIHNGNPINLENKDNNKKNENKKDILFYMKEPSLPNYENLEIFKFLKDEIFLCDNNHKFYKINMEYIKEKDKDTYTFLQKLNFFPSVCLFENRNLSTPPNNHIYNFEENNKNADIMSSLLYFFLFDMRKIRENQTSHTNKKNNKNNPTYTSPDSTNSISKKRKITKKCATLESLKNKKAKKNNRTNKLKSNKNAIFESDSDNMTDNSEESDDSDNIDDSNDSDSDSENSTSHDNEYSEKKENIDIHKIDINKTENNDTKKDIFIIDELLSLLSREINVFVKMTIIKTVLKLIIFLNNDEIAKYLYSKITKEYHNVKSSTNAMVKKGVASLVQVYDNVYKNFPKKK